Below is a window of Ralstonia nicotianae DNA.
TGGTGATCCGCCCGGGCGGCGCGGCATTCGACTGGGGCATGCTGCTGCCGCTGGGCATGGTGGTGGCGAATGCCGCCTTCCAGGTCGTCACCAGCCGGCTGGCCAACGTGGACGAAGCGGGGACGACCCAGTTCTACACCGGTGCCGTCGGCGCATTGCTCCTGACCTGCATGCTTCCGTTCGGCTGGCAGGCGCTTGGCGGGAAGTGGTGGTGGCTGCTGATCCTGATCGGCATCGTGAGCTCATCGGGCCATGCCTTGCTGATCATGGCCTACACGCGCGCGCCGGTGGCGATGCTGACGCCCTACCTCTACATGCAGATCGGCTTTGCCATGATCGGCGGCTGGCTGGTGTTCTCGCATGTGCCGGATGGCTGGTCGGTGGCCGGCATCGCGATCATCGCAATGTGTGGGGCGGCGGGCACATGGGTCGCCGCGCGCGAGCGCCGCATGGCGATGCTGGTGGCGGTCGACGTGTGAGCCGCGAGCATGCCGGCGGGCGCGCCGAGGCGCGACGTCCGCCGGGATGCCGCCCTGCGCAACCTGCGTGGCGCGGCGGTCAGCCGATGTTCCACCGCGGCGCCGTCGCCAGGAATTCGCTGCGAAGCTGCTCGACTTCGCTCGCGAAGCGCAGCGCCAGGGCGCTTTCTGCGGTCAGCTGGCCGGGCAGGCTGGCGGCCGGTTCGGCGTCCGCCGCGCGACTGTGCGCCAGGCGCGCCACCGTGCCGAACCTGAGCGCCCGGGAGATGCCGATCAGCGTGTCGCGGATCCGCCGATCTTCCTGGGCGGACAGGATATCGGCCGTCGCGCGGGCGGCGGGCGCATCCGCCGATGCGCGTGCCGTGCCGAGCAGCTCCAGCGTGCTGATGCAGATGCGCAGGCTGTGCTGGATGCGTTCGAGCCGCTCAATGGGCACCTCGATTTCCTTGGACACCGAAGGCATCAGCGAGCGCAGCTGAACCAGCAGCGCATTCAGCCTGTTGAGGTGCTTGAGCGGCTCGCTGCCCGCGGTGGCGCCCGCCTTCGAGAGGCTGGCGTAGACCTTGGCGCATTCGCGCAGCGCATCGGCCAGCCTGTAGCGCCACGAGTAGGTGGCATACAGCGGTAGGGCAAACGAGAACAGCAGCGCAATCGCAATCCCGACCAGAACGTTGAGCGTGCGCCAGGCGCCGTCGAGCAGATCGTTGTCGCCGTGCCCAACGACGATGACCAGCGTGATGGCCGCCAGCAGCGCGATATAGCCGCCCTTGCCGATCGCATGGTAGGCGCAGATGCCGCAGGCGATGCCCATCAGCGCGTAGGTCAGCGGCGGATGGCCCAGATAGGTCTGCTGGACGATCAGCAGCAGGCCGGCCAGCGCGCCGATCAGCGTGCCCCAGGCGCGTTCGGCGGCGCGCTTGCGGATGTTGCCGTGGTGCTGCAGCCCGGCGATGACGATCAGCAACGAGATGGTGGCCCATTCTCCGTGCGGCCAGCCCAGGCCCGACGTCACCGCGATGGACAGCAGGACGCCCAGGCCGACCCGCGTCCCATGGATGTAGCGCGCGTAGCGATAACGCCGGTGCGGGTCGCGCACCAGCCTGAGCGCGTAGAGCAGGGGCGCGGGAAGTTTCGGGGCGCGGGGGAGGCTGATGGAAATCGACATGGGGAAGCGGTGTTGCGTGTTCTGGGGTGCTGTCCGCACTGAATTGGTGCGGTTTTGTGCGGATCACCCGGTTCTGGGCAAAAGTATGGCAGAAATCTAGGGTTTTCCCTAGGTATGCACGAATCTTGCCAGGTCACCGATGGTGTCGGCGCAACACGCGACATTCGGACGCTCATGCGGCACGCCATGAGCCCTGGGCAAGGCATCGCCGGACAGCGTGACCTCAGCGCGCCGTCAGTTGCCGCCGGCATTTGCCGCGCGAGACCGGTAGCGCAACAGATGGTCGGTGCCGGACTCGGACAGCCAGACTTCTCCCGGACGGCCCATCATCTGGCGTACGTTCGCGTGCGGGCGCGGCAGCGGCAGCACGTCGAACTGCTCGGTGCGCGGGTCGAAGCGCACCAGCGCGTTGGCGCTCCATTCACTGAGCCAGACGATGCCCCGGTCGTCGACGAAGATCGCATAGGCATGCGGATTCGAGCCGGGCAGCCGCCATTCGCGCCATTGATGCGTTGCCGGATCGAACATGCCGACTTGTCCGGCGTTCCA
It encodes the following:
- a CDS encoding DMT family transporter, with the translated sequence MPLANRASRTFESTILTRSQHPQQGIAFLIAAVAFFAVFDTLTKYISTTVPVVMALWFRYLFQMVATGATLLPSRGRSLLRTRRPWLQVVRGLLLLLVSLFSFLSLRRMPVGDVTAIVMLTPLVVTFVAAVSLGEQVSATRWIFMAGGFFGALMVIRPGGAAFDWGMLLPLGMVVANAAFQVVTSRLANVDEAGTTQFYTGAVGALLLTCMLPFGWQALGGKWWWLLILIGIVSSSGHALLIMAYTRAPVAMLTPYLYMQIGFAMIGGWLVFSHVPDGWSVAGIAIIAMCGAAGTWVAARERRMAMLVAVDV
- a CDS encoding FUSC family protein, translating into MSISISLPRAPKLPAPLLYALRLVRDPHRRYRYARYIHGTRVGLGVLLSIAVTSGLGWPHGEWATISLLIVIAGLQHHGNIRKRAAERAWGTLIGALAGLLLIVQQTYLGHPPLTYALMGIACGICAYHAIGKGGYIALLAAITLVIVVGHGDNDLLDGAWRTLNVLVGIAIALLFSFALPLYATYSWRYRLADALRECAKVYASLSKAGATAGSEPLKHLNRLNALLVQLRSLMPSVSKEIEVPIERLERIQHSLRICISTLELLGTARASADAPAARATADILSAQEDRRIRDTLIGISRALRFGTVARLAHSRAADAEPAASLPGQLTAESALALRFASEVEQLRSEFLATAPRWNIG